One genomic window of Micropterus dolomieu isolate WLL.071019.BEF.003 ecotype Adirondacks linkage group LG14, ASM2129224v1, whole genome shotgun sequence includes the following:
- the LOC123983073 gene encoding delta-1-pyrroline-5-carboxylate synthase-like isoform X3 produces MLLQRLTLYSRMDLQRQLCRSLTRPLTQVSQGRANGSSFAHRSELRQAKRIVVKLGSAVVTRGDECGMALGRLASIVEQVAMLQNQGREMMIVTSGAVAFGKQRLRHEILLSQSVRQALHTGHNQLKDMSLPVLEARACAAAGQSGLMALYEAMFTQYSTCTAQVLVTNLDFHDEKKRQNLNSTLQELLHMNIVPIINTNDAVVPPPEPNSDLQGVNVISIKDNDSLAARLAVEMKADLLIALSDVEGLYNSPPGTDDAKLIDIFYPGDQQSVTYGTKSRVGIGGMEAKVKAALWALQGGTSVVIANGTNPKVTGQVITDIVEGKKVGTFFSKIKPAGPTVEHQTEMARCSGRTLASLLPDQRSEIICRLAELLYERQEEILDANKMDMDLAVNAGHLPQTMLKRLSLSPAKLNSLALGLRQIAVATQDGVRRVLRRTRVAHNLELEQITVPIGVLLVIFEARPDCLPQVSALAIASGNALLLKGGKEAANTNRVLHQLTQEALSIHGVREAVQLLSTREEVADLCRLDKMIDLIIPRGSSQLVREIQWAAKGIPVLGHSEGICHVYVDAEASVDKVLKIVRDSKCDYPAACNAMESLLIHRDILRTPMFDQIIDMLRTEQVKIHAGPRFASYLTFSPSEAKSLRTEYGDLECCMEVVDNIQEAMDHIHKYGSSHTDVIVTENVEDVLLPSGDHRRYPNSFKCTQFFV; encoded by the exons ATGTTGCTGCAAAGGCTGACCCTGTATTCAAGAATGGATCTCCAAAGACAACTATGCCGGTCTCTCACCAGACCACTGACACAAG TTTCCCAGGGGAGGGCAAATGGCAGCTCCTTTGCACACCGCAGTGAACTGCGTCAGGCCAAGAGGATCGTAGTAAAGCTCGGCAGTGCTGTGGTCACCCGTGGCGATGAATGCGGCATGGCTCTGGGGAGGCTGGCCTCCATTGTGGAGCAG GTGGCCATGCTGCAGAATCAAGGAAGGGAGATGATGATTGTTACCAGTGGAGCAGTGGCCTTTGGCAAACAAAGATTAAGACATGAGATCCTGCTGTCCCAGAGTGTCCGACAGGCACTGCACACGGGACACAATCAGCTCAAAGACATG TCTTTGCCAGTGCTGGAAGCCCGGGCCTGTGCTGCAGCTGGACAGAGTGGCCTAATGGCCCTATATGAGGCCATGTTCACCCAATATAGCACTTGCACTGCACAG GTCCTGGTGACAAATCTGGATTTCCATGATGAAAAAAAGAGGCAGAACCTGAACAGCACACTGCAGGAGCTGCTGCACATGAACATTGTGcccatcatcaacaccaatgacGCTGTGGTGCCCCCGCCGGAGCCCAACAGCGACCTCCAGGGGGTAAAT GTGATCAGCATTAAGGACAATGACAGTCTGGCGGCCCGACTAGCTGTGGAGATGAAGGCTGACCTGCTCATCGCGCTGTCTGATGTCGAAG GACTGTACAACAGTCCCCCTGGAACAGATGACGCCAAGCTCATTGACATTTTCTACCCTGGAGACCAGCAGTCCGTCACCTATGGTACAAAGTCCAGAGTTGGGATTGGAGGCATGGAGGCCAAG gTCAAGGCTGCCCTCTGGGCCCTGCAAGGTGGCACCTCCGTGGTCATTGCAAATGGCACCAATCCCAAAGTAACTGGTCAAGTCATTACTGACATTGTGGAGGGCAAGAAGGTGGGAACCTTCTTCTCTAAGATCAAACCTGCTG GTCCAACTGTGGAGCATCAGACAGAAATGGCACGTTGCTCTGGAAGAACCCTGGCATCGCTGCTCCCAGACCAG AGGAGTGAGATCATCTGCCGTCTAGCAGAGCTGTTGTATGAAAGGCAGGAAGAGATCCTGGACGCCAACAAGATGGACATGGATCTGGCTGTAAATGCAG GCCATTTGCCACAAACTATGCTTAAGCGTCTAAGCTTGTCACCAGCCAAACTCAACAGCTTGGCCTTAGGTCTGCGCCAGATAGCTGTGGCCACCCAGGACGGTGTGCGTCGTGTGCTGCGCAGGACCAGGGTGGCTCACAACCTGGAGCTGGAGCAGATCACTGTGCCCATTGGAGTTCTTCTGGTTATCTTTGAGGCCCGACCTGACTGCCTGCCACAG gTGTCAGCATTGGCCATAGCCAGTGGCAATGCCCTCTTGCTGAAGGGAGGCAAGGAGGCAGCCAACACCAACCGTGTCCTCCACCAGCTCACACAGGAAGCCCTTTCCATTCATGGAGTCAGAGAGGCTGTGCAGCTG TTGAGCACTCGCGAGGAGGTGGCAGATCTTTGCCGACTGGACAAGATGATCGACTTGATTATCCCTCGAGGTTCATCCCAGCTGGTGAGGGAGATCCAGTGGGCGGCCAAAGGCATCCCAGTGCTTGGTCACAGCGAGGGAATCTGCCACGTCTACGTCGATGCAGAAGCCAGCGTTGACAAAGTCTTAAAAATTG TCAGAGACTCAAAGTGTGACTACCCAGCTGCATGCAATGCCATGGAAAGTCTGCTGATTCACAGGGACATCCTCAGGACCCCAATGTTTGACCAGATCATTGACATGCTGCGCACTGAACAG GTGAAAATTCATGCAGGCCCTCGGTTTGCCTCCTACCTGACATTCAGCCCATCAGAGGCAAAGTCCCTGCGGACAGAGTACGGTGACCTGGAGTGCTGCATGGAAGTGGTAGACAACATACAGGAGGCTATGGACCATATTCACAAGTATGGCAGCTCCCACACAGATGTTATCGTCACAGAAAATG TGGAGGATGTGCTGCTGCCATCTGGTGACCACAGAAGGTACCCcaattcatttaaatgtacTCAGTTCTTTGTGTAA
- the LOC123983073 gene encoding delta-1-pyrroline-5-carboxylate synthase-like isoform X4, whose amino-acid sequence MLLQRLTLYSRMDLQRQLCRSLTRPLTQVSQGRANGSSFAHRSELRQAKRIVVKLGSAVVTRGDECGMALGRLASIVEQVAMLQNQGREMMIVTSGAVAFGKQRLRHEILLSQSVRQALHTGHNQLKDMSLPVLEARACAAAGQSGLMALYEAMFTQYSTCTAQVLVTNLDFHDEKKRQNLNSTLQELLHMNIVPIINTNDAVVPPPEPNSDLQGVNVISIKDNDSLAARLAVEMKADLLIALSDVEGLYNSPPGTDDAKLIDIFYPGDQQSVTYGTKSRVGIGGMEAKVKAALWALQGGTSVVIANGTNPKVTGQVITDIVEGKKVGTFFSKIKPAGPTVEHQTEMARCSGRTLASLLPDQRSEIICRLAELLYERQEEILDANKMDMDLAVNAGHLPQTMLKRLSLSPAKLNSLALGLRQIAVATQDGVRRVLRRTRVAHNLELEQITVPIGVLLVIFEARPDCLPQVSALAIASGNALLLKGGKEAANTNRVLHQLTQEALSIHGVREAVQLLSTREEVADLCRLDKMIDLIIPRGSSQLVREIQWAAKGIPVLGHSEGICHVYVDAEASVDKVLKIVRDSKCDYPAACNAMESLLIHRDILRTPMFDQIIDMLRTEQVKIHAGPRFASYLTFSPSEAKSLRTEYGDLECCMEVVDNIQEAMDHIHKYGSSHTDVIVTENGDQNKTVSNIGEKVFCSHFYIED is encoded by the exons ATGTTGCTGCAAAGGCTGACCCTGTATTCAAGAATGGATCTCCAAAGACAACTATGCCGGTCTCTCACCAGACCACTGACACAAG TTTCCCAGGGGAGGGCAAATGGCAGCTCCTTTGCACACCGCAGTGAACTGCGTCAGGCCAAGAGGATCGTAGTAAAGCTCGGCAGTGCTGTGGTCACCCGTGGCGATGAATGCGGCATGGCTCTGGGGAGGCTGGCCTCCATTGTGGAGCAG GTGGCCATGCTGCAGAATCAAGGAAGGGAGATGATGATTGTTACCAGTGGAGCAGTGGCCTTTGGCAAACAAAGATTAAGACATGAGATCCTGCTGTCCCAGAGTGTCCGACAGGCACTGCACACGGGACACAATCAGCTCAAAGACATG TCTTTGCCAGTGCTGGAAGCCCGGGCCTGTGCTGCAGCTGGACAGAGTGGCCTAATGGCCCTATATGAGGCCATGTTCACCCAATATAGCACTTGCACTGCACAG GTCCTGGTGACAAATCTGGATTTCCATGATGAAAAAAAGAGGCAGAACCTGAACAGCACACTGCAGGAGCTGCTGCACATGAACATTGTGcccatcatcaacaccaatgacGCTGTGGTGCCCCCGCCGGAGCCCAACAGCGACCTCCAGGGGGTAAAT GTGATCAGCATTAAGGACAATGACAGTCTGGCGGCCCGACTAGCTGTGGAGATGAAGGCTGACCTGCTCATCGCGCTGTCTGATGTCGAAG GACTGTACAACAGTCCCCCTGGAACAGATGACGCCAAGCTCATTGACATTTTCTACCCTGGAGACCAGCAGTCCGTCACCTATGGTACAAAGTCCAGAGTTGGGATTGGAGGCATGGAGGCCAAG gTCAAGGCTGCCCTCTGGGCCCTGCAAGGTGGCACCTCCGTGGTCATTGCAAATGGCACCAATCCCAAAGTAACTGGTCAAGTCATTACTGACATTGTGGAGGGCAAGAAGGTGGGAACCTTCTTCTCTAAGATCAAACCTGCTG GTCCAACTGTGGAGCATCAGACAGAAATGGCACGTTGCTCTGGAAGAACCCTGGCATCGCTGCTCCCAGACCAG AGGAGTGAGATCATCTGCCGTCTAGCAGAGCTGTTGTATGAAAGGCAGGAAGAGATCCTGGACGCCAACAAGATGGACATGGATCTGGCTGTAAATGCAG GCCATTTGCCACAAACTATGCTTAAGCGTCTAAGCTTGTCACCAGCCAAACTCAACAGCTTGGCCTTAGGTCTGCGCCAGATAGCTGTGGCCACCCAGGACGGTGTGCGTCGTGTGCTGCGCAGGACCAGGGTGGCTCACAACCTGGAGCTGGAGCAGATCACTGTGCCCATTGGAGTTCTTCTGGTTATCTTTGAGGCCCGACCTGACTGCCTGCCACAG gTGTCAGCATTGGCCATAGCCAGTGGCAATGCCCTCTTGCTGAAGGGAGGCAAGGAGGCAGCCAACACCAACCGTGTCCTCCACCAGCTCACACAGGAAGCCCTTTCCATTCATGGAGTCAGAGAGGCTGTGCAGCTG TTGAGCACTCGCGAGGAGGTGGCAGATCTTTGCCGACTGGACAAGATGATCGACTTGATTATCCCTCGAGGTTCATCCCAGCTGGTGAGGGAGATCCAGTGGGCGGCCAAAGGCATCCCAGTGCTTGGTCACAGCGAGGGAATCTGCCACGTCTACGTCGATGCAGAAGCCAGCGTTGACAAAGTCTTAAAAATTG TCAGAGACTCAAAGTGTGACTACCCAGCTGCATGCAATGCCATGGAAAGTCTGCTGATTCACAGGGACATCCTCAGGACCCCAATGTTTGACCAGATCATTGACATGCTGCGCACTGAACAG GTGAAAATTCATGCAGGCCCTCGGTTTGCCTCCTACCTGACATTCAGCCCATCAGAGGCAAAGTCCCTGCGGACAGAGTACGGTGACCTGGAGTGCTGCATGGAAGTGGTAGACAACATACAGGAGGCTATGGACCATATTCACAAGTATGGCAGCTCCCACACAGATGTTATCGTCACAGAAAATG GTGATCAGAATAAAACAGTGAGCAACATTGGAGAGAAAGTGTTCTGTTCACATTTCTACATTGAGGATTAA
- the LOC123983073 gene encoding delta-1-pyrroline-5-carboxylate synthase-like isoform X1 produces the protein MLLQRLTLYSRMDLQRQLCRSLTRPLTQVSQGRANGSSFAHRSELRQAKRIVVKLGSAVVTRGDECGMALGRLASIVEQVAMLQNQGREMMIVTSGAVAFGKQRLRHEILLSQSVRQALHTGHNQLKDMSLPVLEARACAAAGQSGLMALYEAMFTQYSTCTAQVLVTNLDFHDEKKRQNLNSTLQELLHMNIVPIINTNDAVVPPPEPNSDLQGVNVISIKDNDSLAARLAVEMKADLLIALSDVEGLYNSPPGTDDAKLIDIFYPGDQQSVTYGTKSRVGIGGMEAKVKAALWALQGGTSVVIANGTNPKVTGQVITDIVEGKKVGTFFSKIKPAGPTVEHQTEMARCSGRTLASLLPDQRSEIICRLAELLYERQEEILDANKMDMDLAVNAGHLPQTMLKRLSLSPAKLNSLALGLRQIAVATQDGVRRVLRRTRVAHNLELEQITVPIGVLLVIFEARPDCLPQVSALAIASGNALLLKGGKEAANTNRVLHQLTQEALSIHGVREAVQLLSTREEVADLCRLDKMIDLIIPRGSSQLVREIQWAAKGIPVLGHSEGICHVYVDAEASVDKVLKIVRDSKCDYPAACNAMESLLIHRDILRTPMFDQIIDMLRTEQVKIHAGPRFASYLTFSPSEAKSLRTEYGDLECCMEVVDNIQEAMDHIHKYGSSHTDVIVTENVDTAEQFLQQLDSACVFWNASTRFADGYRFGLGAEVGISTARIHARGPVGLEGLLTTKWVLRGDGHTVADFSENGTMKYLHENQSVGQPLAGLRDSN, from the exons ATGTTGCTGCAAAGGCTGACCCTGTATTCAAGAATGGATCTCCAAAGACAACTATGCCGGTCTCTCACCAGACCACTGACACAAG TTTCCCAGGGGAGGGCAAATGGCAGCTCCTTTGCACACCGCAGTGAACTGCGTCAGGCCAAGAGGATCGTAGTAAAGCTCGGCAGTGCTGTGGTCACCCGTGGCGATGAATGCGGCATGGCTCTGGGGAGGCTGGCCTCCATTGTGGAGCAG GTGGCCATGCTGCAGAATCAAGGAAGGGAGATGATGATTGTTACCAGTGGAGCAGTGGCCTTTGGCAAACAAAGATTAAGACATGAGATCCTGCTGTCCCAGAGTGTCCGACAGGCACTGCACACGGGACACAATCAGCTCAAAGACATG TCTTTGCCAGTGCTGGAAGCCCGGGCCTGTGCTGCAGCTGGACAGAGTGGCCTAATGGCCCTATATGAGGCCATGTTCACCCAATATAGCACTTGCACTGCACAG GTCCTGGTGACAAATCTGGATTTCCATGATGAAAAAAAGAGGCAGAACCTGAACAGCACACTGCAGGAGCTGCTGCACATGAACATTGTGcccatcatcaacaccaatgacGCTGTGGTGCCCCCGCCGGAGCCCAACAGCGACCTCCAGGGGGTAAAT GTGATCAGCATTAAGGACAATGACAGTCTGGCGGCCCGACTAGCTGTGGAGATGAAGGCTGACCTGCTCATCGCGCTGTCTGATGTCGAAG GACTGTACAACAGTCCCCCTGGAACAGATGACGCCAAGCTCATTGACATTTTCTACCCTGGAGACCAGCAGTCCGTCACCTATGGTACAAAGTCCAGAGTTGGGATTGGAGGCATGGAGGCCAAG gTCAAGGCTGCCCTCTGGGCCCTGCAAGGTGGCACCTCCGTGGTCATTGCAAATGGCACCAATCCCAAAGTAACTGGTCAAGTCATTACTGACATTGTGGAGGGCAAGAAGGTGGGAACCTTCTTCTCTAAGATCAAACCTGCTG GTCCAACTGTGGAGCATCAGACAGAAATGGCACGTTGCTCTGGAAGAACCCTGGCATCGCTGCTCCCAGACCAG AGGAGTGAGATCATCTGCCGTCTAGCAGAGCTGTTGTATGAAAGGCAGGAAGAGATCCTGGACGCCAACAAGATGGACATGGATCTGGCTGTAAATGCAG GCCATTTGCCACAAACTATGCTTAAGCGTCTAAGCTTGTCACCAGCCAAACTCAACAGCTTGGCCTTAGGTCTGCGCCAGATAGCTGTGGCCACCCAGGACGGTGTGCGTCGTGTGCTGCGCAGGACCAGGGTGGCTCACAACCTGGAGCTGGAGCAGATCACTGTGCCCATTGGAGTTCTTCTGGTTATCTTTGAGGCCCGACCTGACTGCCTGCCACAG gTGTCAGCATTGGCCATAGCCAGTGGCAATGCCCTCTTGCTGAAGGGAGGCAAGGAGGCAGCCAACACCAACCGTGTCCTCCACCAGCTCACACAGGAAGCCCTTTCCATTCATGGAGTCAGAGAGGCTGTGCAGCTG TTGAGCACTCGCGAGGAGGTGGCAGATCTTTGCCGACTGGACAAGATGATCGACTTGATTATCCCTCGAGGTTCATCCCAGCTGGTGAGGGAGATCCAGTGGGCGGCCAAAGGCATCCCAGTGCTTGGTCACAGCGAGGGAATCTGCCACGTCTACGTCGATGCAGAAGCCAGCGTTGACAAAGTCTTAAAAATTG TCAGAGACTCAAAGTGTGACTACCCAGCTGCATGCAATGCCATGGAAAGTCTGCTGATTCACAGGGACATCCTCAGGACCCCAATGTTTGACCAGATCATTGACATGCTGCGCACTGAACAG GTGAAAATTCATGCAGGCCCTCGGTTTGCCTCCTACCTGACATTCAGCCCATCAGAGGCAAAGTCCCTGCGGACAGAGTACGGTGACCTGGAGTGCTGCATGGAAGTGGTAGACAACATACAGGAGGCTATGGACCATATTCACAAGTATGGCAGCTCCCACACAGATGTTATCGTCACAGAAAATG TGGACACAGCGGAGCAgttcctgcagcagctggacAGCGCCTGTGTTTTCTGGAACGCAAGCACACGTTTTGCTGATGGCTACCGCTTTGGACTGG GAGCAGAGGTAGGTATTAGCACGGCTCGTATCCATGCCCGGGGCCCTGTGGGCCTGGAGGGGCTGCTCACCACCAAGTGGGTCCTGAGAGGTGACGGGCACACAGTAGCTGACTTCTCTGAGAATGGTACAATGAAGTACCTCCATGAAAACCAGTCTGTCGGGCAGCCTCTTGCAGGGCTGAGGGACAGCAACTAG
- the LOC123983073 gene encoding delta-1-pyrroline-5-carboxylate synthase-like isoform X2, with product MLLQRLTLYSRMDLQRQLCRSLTRPLTQVSQGRANGSSFAHRSELRQAKRIVVKLGSAVVTRGDECGMALGRLASIVEQVAMLQNQGREMMIVTSGAVAFGKQRLRHEILLSQSVRQALHTGHNQLKDMSLPVLEARACAAAGQSGLMALYEAMFTQYSTCTAQVLVTNLDFHDEKKRQNLNSTLQELLHMNIVPIINTNDAVVPPPEPNSDLQGVISIKDNDSLAARLAVEMKADLLIALSDVEGLYNSPPGTDDAKLIDIFYPGDQQSVTYGTKSRVGIGGMEAKVKAALWALQGGTSVVIANGTNPKVTGQVITDIVEGKKVGTFFSKIKPAGPTVEHQTEMARCSGRTLASLLPDQRSEIICRLAELLYERQEEILDANKMDMDLAVNAGHLPQTMLKRLSLSPAKLNSLALGLRQIAVATQDGVRRVLRRTRVAHNLELEQITVPIGVLLVIFEARPDCLPQVSALAIASGNALLLKGGKEAANTNRVLHQLTQEALSIHGVREAVQLLSTREEVADLCRLDKMIDLIIPRGSSQLVREIQWAAKGIPVLGHSEGICHVYVDAEASVDKVLKIVRDSKCDYPAACNAMESLLIHRDILRTPMFDQIIDMLRTEQVKIHAGPRFASYLTFSPSEAKSLRTEYGDLECCMEVVDNIQEAMDHIHKYGSSHTDVIVTENVDTAEQFLQQLDSACVFWNASTRFADGYRFGLGAEVGISTARIHARGPVGLEGLLTTKWVLRGDGHTVADFSENGTMKYLHENQSVGQPLAGLRDSN from the exons ATGTTGCTGCAAAGGCTGACCCTGTATTCAAGAATGGATCTCCAAAGACAACTATGCCGGTCTCTCACCAGACCACTGACACAAG TTTCCCAGGGGAGGGCAAATGGCAGCTCCTTTGCACACCGCAGTGAACTGCGTCAGGCCAAGAGGATCGTAGTAAAGCTCGGCAGTGCTGTGGTCACCCGTGGCGATGAATGCGGCATGGCTCTGGGGAGGCTGGCCTCCATTGTGGAGCAG GTGGCCATGCTGCAGAATCAAGGAAGGGAGATGATGATTGTTACCAGTGGAGCAGTGGCCTTTGGCAAACAAAGATTAAGACATGAGATCCTGCTGTCCCAGAGTGTCCGACAGGCACTGCACACGGGACACAATCAGCTCAAAGACATG TCTTTGCCAGTGCTGGAAGCCCGGGCCTGTGCTGCAGCTGGACAGAGTGGCCTAATGGCCCTATATGAGGCCATGTTCACCCAATATAGCACTTGCACTGCACAG GTCCTGGTGACAAATCTGGATTTCCATGATGAAAAAAAGAGGCAGAACCTGAACAGCACACTGCAGGAGCTGCTGCACATGAACATTGTGcccatcatcaacaccaatgacGCTGTGGTGCCCCCGCCGGAGCCCAACAGCGACCTCCAGGGG GTGATCAGCATTAAGGACAATGACAGTCTGGCGGCCCGACTAGCTGTGGAGATGAAGGCTGACCTGCTCATCGCGCTGTCTGATGTCGAAG GACTGTACAACAGTCCCCCTGGAACAGATGACGCCAAGCTCATTGACATTTTCTACCCTGGAGACCAGCAGTCCGTCACCTATGGTACAAAGTCCAGAGTTGGGATTGGAGGCATGGAGGCCAAG gTCAAGGCTGCCCTCTGGGCCCTGCAAGGTGGCACCTCCGTGGTCATTGCAAATGGCACCAATCCCAAAGTAACTGGTCAAGTCATTACTGACATTGTGGAGGGCAAGAAGGTGGGAACCTTCTTCTCTAAGATCAAACCTGCTG GTCCAACTGTGGAGCATCAGACAGAAATGGCACGTTGCTCTGGAAGAACCCTGGCATCGCTGCTCCCAGACCAG AGGAGTGAGATCATCTGCCGTCTAGCAGAGCTGTTGTATGAAAGGCAGGAAGAGATCCTGGACGCCAACAAGATGGACATGGATCTGGCTGTAAATGCAG GCCATTTGCCACAAACTATGCTTAAGCGTCTAAGCTTGTCACCAGCCAAACTCAACAGCTTGGCCTTAGGTCTGCGCCAGATAGCTGTGGCCACCCAGGACGGTGTGCGTCGTGTGCTGCGCAGGACCAGGGTGGCTCACAACCTGGAGCTGGAGCAGATCACTGTGCCCATTGGAGTTCTTCTGGTTATCTTTGAGGCCCGACCTGACTGCCTGCCACAG gTGTCAGCATTGGCCATAGCCAGTGGCAATGCCCTCTTGCTGAAGGGAGGCAAGGAGGCAGCCAACACCAACCGTGTCCTCCACCAGCTCACACAGGAAGCCCTTTCCATTCATGGAGTCAGAGAGGCTGTGCAGCTG TTGAGCACTCGCGAGGAGGTGGCAGATCTTTGCCGACTGGACAAGATGATCGACTTGATTATCCCTCGAGGTTCATCCCAGCTGGTGAGGGAGATCCAGTGGGCGGCCAAAGGCATCCCAGTGCTTGGTCACAGCGAGGGAATCTGCCACGTCTACGTCGATGCAGAAGCCAGCGTTGACAAAGTCTTAAAAATTG TCAGAGACTCAAAGTGTGACTACCCAGCTGCATGCAATGCCATGGAAAGTCTGCTGATTCACAGGGACATCCTCAGGACCCCAATGTTTGACCAGATCATTGACATGCTGCGCACTGAACAG GTGAAAATTCATGCAGGCCCTCGGTTTGCCTCCTACCTGACATTCAGCCCATCAGAGGCAAAGTCCCTGCGGACAGAGTACGGTGACCTGGAGTGCTGCATGGAAGTGGTAGACAACATACAGGAGGCTATGGACCATATTCACAAGTATGGCAGCTCCCACACAGATGTTATCGTCACAGAAAATG TGGACACAGCGGAGCAgttcctgcagcagctggacAGCGCCTGTGTTTTCTGGAACGCAAGCACACGTTTTGCTGATGGCTACCGCTTTGGACTGG GAGCAGAGGTAGGTATTAGCACGGCTCGTATCCATGCCCGGGGCCCTGTGGGCCTGGAGGGGCTGCTCACCACCAAGTGGGTCCTGAGAGGTGACGGGCACACAGTAGCTGACTTCTCTGAGAATGGTACAATGAAGTACCTCCATGAAAACCAGTCTGTCGGGCAGCCTCTTGCAGGGCTGAGGGACAGCAACTAG
- the crygmx gene encoding crystallin, gamma MX → HHVQIIFYEDRNFQGRHYECSSDCPEMQSHFSRCNSIRVESGCWVAYEKPNYGGYQYMLHKGEYPDYQRWAGFNDCIRSCRMVPPYTGNYRMKIFERSDFAGQNLELMEDCPDLNERFHTRDISSVNVIEGYWILHEHPNYRGRQYFLHPGEYRRHSEWGSTSPTFGSLRRVTESN, encoded by the exons CATCATGTGCAGATTATCTTCTACGAAGACAGGAACTTCCAGGGTCGTCACTATGAGTGCAGCAGTGACTGTCCTGAGATGCAAAGTCACTTCAGCCGCTGTAACTCGATAAGAGTGGAGAGCGGCTGTTGGGTGGCCTACGAGAAGCCCAATTATGGCGGCTACCAGTACATGCTGCACAAGGGCGAGTACCCGGACTACCAGCGCTGGGCAGGCTTCAATGACTGTATCCGCTCCTGCCGTATGGTGCCACCT TATACCGGGAACTACAGGATGAAGATCTTTGAGCGGTCTGACTTTGCGGGCCAGAATCTGGAGCTAATGGAAGACTGCCCAGATCTGAATGAGCGTTTCCACACCCGTGACATCTCCTCTGTCAATGTCATTGAGGGCTACTGGATTCTGCATGAACACCCCAATTACAGGGGACGCCAGTACTTCTTGCATCCTGGAGAGTACAGGAGGCACAGCGAGTGGGGAAGCACCAGCCCAACCTTTGGATCTCTGAGACGTGTCACTGAGAGCAACTGA